In Sphingomonas sp. Leaf357, a single genomic region encodes these proteins:
- a CDS encoding acyl carrier protein yields MTDRQAIFDTVAAQIEPFNKKQVEVTDATTFQGNLEWDSLTVMDFVAAIEDEFDIIITMNMQAEIETVGQLVDAVAKLKG; encoded by the coding sequence ATGACCGACCGCCAAGCCATCTTCGATACCGTCGCCGCGCAGATCGAACCGTTCAACAAGAAACAGGTCGAGGTGACCGACGCGACCACGTTCCAGGGCAATCTGGAATGGGACAGCCTGACCGTGATGGATTTCGTCGCCGCGATCGAGGACGAATTCGACATCATTATCACGATGAACATGCAGGCAGAGATCGAAACCGTCGGCCAGCTGGTCGACGCGGTGGCGAAGCTGAAGGGTTGA
- a CDS encoding NAD-dependent epimerase/dehydratase family protein: MKTLAITGGTGFVGKRLIALARDHDYPVRALARRAQPARDGVTWIEGSLEDTDSLARLNDGADVAIHVAGVVNAPTLPDFLRGNAGGTANMIAAAEVTGVRRFVHVSSLSAREPKLSHYGHSKQLAEAEVRASRLDWTIVRPPAIYGPGDMELRDVFRIARMGLALLPPPGRMSVIHVDDLARLLIALVERDPGRLVLDPDDGVSGGWSHTDFARAVGAAVGRSVLPLPLPKALLSLAARADAAVRGTGAKLTQDRVGYMSHPDWTSDPKHRPDTALWQPEIATRAGLADTAKWYRANGLLG; encoded by the coding sequence ATGAAAACCCTCGCCATCACCGGCGGCACGGGCTTTGTCGGCAAGCGCCTGATCGCGCTTGCCCGCGATCACGACTACCCTGTCCGCGCGCTGGCCCGCCGCGCGCAGCCTGCCCGGGACGGCGTGACCTGGATCGAGGGGAGCCTGGAAGACACGGACAGCCTCGCCCGCCTGAACGACGGCGCAGACGTCGCGATCCACGTCGCCGGTGTGGTTAACGCGCCCACCCTGCCCGATTTCCTGCGCGGCAATGCCGGGGGGACGGCGAACATGATCGCGGCGGCCGAGGTGACGGGCGTCCGACGCTTCGTCCACGTCTCGTCACTGTCGGCGCGCGAGCCGAAACTCTCGCATTATGGCCACTCGAAGCAACTTGCCGAGGCCGAGGTCCGCGCCTCCAGGCTCGACTGGACCATCGTCCGCCCGCCCGCCATCTATGGCCCTGGCGACATGGAGTTGCGCGACGTGTTCCGCATCGCCCGGATGGGCCTCGCCCTGCTGCCGCCGCCGGGCAGGATGTCGGTGATCCATGTCGATGATCTCGCGCGCCTGCTGATCGCGTTGGTCGAGCGCGATCCGGGGCGGCTGGTCCTCGATCCCGACGATGGCGTTTCCGGTGGCTGGAGCCACACCGATTTCGCCCGCGCCGTCGGCGCGGCGGTGGGGCGGAGCGTGTTGCCCCTGCCCCTCCCCAAGGCGCTGCTGTCGCTTGCCGCACGCGCCGACGCGGCGGTTCGCGGCACGGGGGCCAAGCTGACCCAGGACCGCGTCGGCTATATGTCGCACCCCGACTGGACCAGCGACCCGAAGCATCGCCCCGATACCGCCTTGTGGCAGCCCGAAATCGCGACCCGCGCCGGGCTGGCCGACACCGCCAAATGGTATCGCGCGAACGGCCTGCTCGGCTGA